One window of Nocardia nova SH22a genomic DNA carries:
- a CDS encoding ABC transporter substrate-binding protein codes for MTLSAARTDRSAPVTLSRRGLLRLGLGAGALFALAACSDAGAGSVGGGGPGTVTWAWQLPTTWDPVTSSAGSDVTMLALAYDALTALDGDGNAVGWLAESWAYNHDGTRVTFTLRPGLKFSDGSPLDAVAVAKSIERGRSAPGSLIAPQIADLKSVAAQGDRDVVIDLKGTNYQYPLLLAGKTGMVVNPAVFEKDAHALATRPAGSGPFTVTSYVDNDHAELRKNDFFHLADQIRINRFLLYPAADPATVVASVASGQYDVAKIPASGIKAAQASGLEVQVLDSMYVAVLDVNTSKPPFDNPAVVEALKYGIDRAAIRKIANFGIGDVDYQPFPKGYVGYNAALADAFAYDPARARKILADAGLSGGVRSTLSASAPIPAAVEQIQAQLAEIGIHLTIDPVPTSQWTQIVYLNRAKPLGYDGFAGRESPLQAFQVLFSSTGLMNPARSGDPDLVAQIAKVAATPTDSPSYPAALQEATRLAVTRFPNTFLYEVPSILVRRPSLAPLRRHPSLLRWEGVSA; via the coding sequence ATGACTCTCAGCGCCGCGCGGACCGACCGCTCCGCACCCGTCACCCTCAGCCGCCGCGGTCTGCTGCGTCTCGGTCTCGGCGCCGGTGCCCTCTTCGCCCTGGCCGCGTGCAGCGACGCGGGCGCCGGTTCCGTCGGTGGCGGCGGTCCGGGCACCGTCACCTGGGCCTGGCAGCTGCCCACCACCTGGGATCCGGTGACCTCCTCCGCCGGTTCCGACGTCACGATGCTCGCACTCGCCTACGACGCCCTGACCGCGCTCGACGGTGACGGCAACGCCGTCGGCTGGCTGGCCGAGAGCTGGGCCTACAACCACGACGGCACCCGGGTCACGTTCACACTTCGTCCCGGACTGAAGTTCTCCGATGGATCGCCACTGGACGCGGTGGCGGTGGCCAAGTCCATCGAACGCGGGCGATCGGCGCCGGGCTCGCTCATCGCGCCACAGATAGCCGATCTGAAAAGTGTTGCAGCGCAGGGTGATCGTGATGTCGTCATCGATCTGAAGGGAACCAACTACCAGTATCCGCTGCTGCTCGCCGGGAAGACCGGCATGGTGGTCAACCCCGCGGTGTTCGAGAAGGACGCGCACGCCCTCGCGACCCGGCCCGCCGGTTCGGGCCCGTTCACTGTCACCTCCTACGTCGACAACGATCACGCGGAGCTGCGCAAGAACGACTTCTTCCATCTCGCCGATCAGATCCGGATCAACCGGTTCCTGCTCTACCCGGCCGCCGATCCGGCGACCGTCGTCGCGTCGGTGGCGTCGGGGCAGTACGACGTGGCGAAGATTCCGGCCTCGGGGATCAAGGCGGCCCAGGCGAGCGGTCTCGAGGTTCAGGTCCTCGACTCGATGTATGTCGCCGTGCTCGACGTCAATACGTCGAAGCCGCCGTTCGACAACCCCGCGGTGGTGGAGGCGCTGAAGTACGGCATCGACCGCGCGGCGATCCGGAAGATCGCCAACTTCGGCATCGGAGACGTCGACTATCAGCCCTTTCCCAAGGGGTACGTCGGATACAACGCGGCGCTCGCGGACGCGTTCGCCTACGACCCCGCGAGGGCCCGCAAGATACTCGCCGATGCCGGACTGTCCGGCGGAGTGCGCTCCACCTTGTCGGCGTCGGCCCCGATTCCGGCCGCGGTGGAACAGATTCAGGCTCAGCTCGCGGAGATCGGCATCCACCTCACCATCGACCCCGTGCCGACATCGCAGTGGACCCAGATCGTCTACCTCAACCGAGCCAAACCGCTGGGCTACGACGGCTTCGCGGGCCGGGAGTCGCCGCTGCAGGCGTTCCAGGTCCTGTTCAGCTCGACCGGGCTGATGAACCCCGCGCGTTCGGGTGATCCGGATCTGGTCGCGCAGATCGCGAAAGTGGCCGCGACGCCGACCGATTCACCGTCGTATCCCGCTGCCCTGCAGGAGGCGACGCGTCTCGCGGTCACCCGGTTCCCCAACACCTTCCTGTACGAGGTGCCGAGCATTCTCGTCCGGCGCCCGTCGCTGGCTCCGCTGCGGCGGCATCCGAGTCTGCTTCGCTGGGAAGGTGTCTCGGCATGA
- a CDS encoding LLM class flavin-dependent oxidoreductase encodes MRNRRQIHLGAVPYGTGGPGSHTLWLDPDIPGDASVNIDWFTDIARLAEHGLFDLVFIVDSQFITPYSPPHYLNRLEPLTLLSALAVQTGRIGLVGTATTSFNSPFNLVRRFGSLDLISRGRAGWNVVTTGDAGTARNYGLDEHYDYDTRYGRAQEYVELARALWDSYEDDAFVRDRETGRFLDRGKQHRLDHDGTFFRVQGPLNLVRSQQGHPVIFQAGDSDQGRDLGASVGEGIFTHAADIPSGQAFYTDIKDRARRFGRNPDHLLILPGVKIVVGDTDADAREIEAANNAADHTFTAALEEFGRPFGWHDFTAYDLDAPFPAEALVHGERSFYTQAKAITERAQRNGWTLRQAVEATRERRKSEFVGSPETVADKLVEWWEARACDGFNVAVDHPANFRRIVEEVVPILQDRGVFRTEYTAETLRGHLGLPIPPNRYSAAVR; translated from the coding sequence GTGCGGAACAGACGGCAAATTCATCTGGGAGCCGTTCCCTACGGGACGGGCGGCCCGGGCAGTCACACCCTCTGGCTGGATCCGGACATCCCCGGCGACGCGAGCGTGAACATCGACTGGTTCACCGATATCGCGCGACTGGCCGAGCACGGCCTGTTCGATCTGGTGTTCATCGTCGACAGCCAGTTCATCACGCCGTATTCGCCGCCGCACTACCTCAACCGCCTGGAGCCGCTGACGCTGCTGAGCGCACTGGCGGTGCAGACCGGCCGGATCGGCCTGGTCGGCACGGCGACGACGAGTTTCAACAGCCCGTTCAACCTGGTGCGGCGGTTCGGCTCGCTCGACCTCATATCGCGCGGACGGGCGGGCTGGAACGTCGTCACCACCGGTGACGCGGGCACCGCGCGCAACTACGGACTCGACGAGCACTACGACTACGACACCCGCTACGGCCGCGCACAGGAGTACGTCGAACTCGCTCGGGCACTGTGGGATTCGTACGAGGACGATGCCTTCGTGCGGGACCGGGAGACCGGCCGCTTTCTCGATCGCGGCAAACAGCATCGGCTCGACCACGACGGCACCTTCTTCCGGGTGCAAGGCCCGCTGAACCTGGTCCGCTCACAGCAGGGGCACCCGGTGATCTTTCAGGCGGGCGACTCCGACCAGGGCCGGGACCTGGGGGCGAGCGTCGGCGAGGGCATCTTCACCCACGCCGCCGACATCCCCTCCGGTCAGGCGTTCTACACCGACATCAAGGACAGGGCACGGCGATTCGGCCGCAATCCCGATCATCTGCTGATCCTGCCCGGCGTCAAGATCGTGGTGGGCGACACCGACGCGGACGCGCGGGAGATCGAGGCCGCGAACAACGCGGCGGACCACACCTTCACCGCCGCGCTCGAGGAGTTCGGCCGCCCCTTCGGCTGGCACGACTTCACCGCCTACGACCTGGACGCGCCGTTCCCTGCCGAGGCGCTGGTCCACGGCGAGCGCTCCTTCTACACCCAGGCCAAGGCGATCACCGAGCGCGCCCAGCGCAACGGATGGACACTGCGCCAGGCCGTGGAGGCCACCCGCGAGCGGCGCAAGAGCGAGTTCGTCGGCTCCCCGGAAACGGTGGCGGACAAGCTCGTCGAGTGGTGGGAAGCGCGTGCGTGCGACGGCTTCAACGTCGCCGTCGACCACCCCGCCAACTTCCGCCGGATCGTCGAGGAGGTCGTGCCGATTCTCCAGGACCGCGGTGTGTTCCGTACCGAGTACACCGCCGAGACCCTGCGCGGCCACCTCGGACTGCCGATCCCGCCGAACCGCTACAGCGCGGCAGTCCGATGA
- a CDS encoding ABC transporter permease has product MTTLRRLLSNTSARICLVILAAVIFLAVFGSALAPYDALRQSPQILQGPSADHLLGTDYVGRDVLSRLMAGTRLSVVGAIEAVLVGLFLGVPTGLASVWAGRAGEWIGLRVSETLTVLPFTVFTIAVAATLGNGMTQAMIAVGILSAPTFFRISRAVALGLRTSQYVESAELMGASTWWILRTHMWSKVMPNVAVAAAQATGAALLIIASLAFLGIGVTPPAPTWGGMLASDLGYLELQPWAPLLPGIPMMLTVGALNILADCLREAGSEAPRARRGLLARLLGRGLSIQAPAPKPAFPTEEFDRVTAR; this is encoded by the coding sequence ATGACGACGCTGCGCAGACTCCTCTCGAATACCAGCGCCCGGATCTGCCTGGTGATTCTCGCCGCGGTGATCTTCCTGGCCGTCTTCGGCAGCGCGCTGGCACCCTACGACGCGCTCCGCCAATCTCCGCAGATCCTGCAGGGCCCCAGTGCGGATCATCTGCTGGGCACCGACTATGTCGGCCGCGATGTGCTCAGCCGTCTGATGGCCGGGACGCGGCTGTCGGTGGTCGGCGCGATAGAAGCGGTCCTGGTGGGGTTGTTCCTGGGGGTGCCGACCGGCCTCGCGTCCGTGTGGGCGGGCCGGGCCGGTGAGTGGATCGGCCTGCGCGTCTCGGAGACGCTGACCGTGCTCCCCTTCACCGTATTCACGATCGCGGTGGCCGCGACCCTCGGAAACGGTATGACGCAGGCCATGATCGCGGTCGGAATACTGTCCGCCCCAACATTTTTCCGGATCAGCCGCGCCGTCGCCCTCGGCCTGCGCACCAGCCAGTACGTGGAATCCGCGGAGCTGATGGGCGCGTCCACCTGGTGGATTCTGCGCACGCACATGTGGAGCAAGGTGATGCCGAACGTCGCGGTGGCCGCGGCACAGGCCACCGGCGCCGCGCTGCTGATCATCGCTTCGCTGGCCTTCCTCGGCATCGGGGTGACACCGCCCGCGCCGACCTGGGGCGGCATGCTGGCCTCGGATCTCGGATATCTCGAACTGCAGCCCTGGGCGCCGCTGCTGCCGGGCATTCCGATGATGCTCACCGTCGGCGCCCTCAACATCCTGGCCGACTGCCTGCGCGAGGCGGGCTCCGAGGCGCCCCGCGCGCGGCGCGGACTGCTCGCGCGGCTGCTCGGCCGCGGCCTGTCGATCCAGGCGCCCGCGCCGAAACCCGCATTCCCCACCGAGGAGTTCGACCGTGTCACAGCTCGATGA
- a CDS encoding ABC transporter ATP-binding protein: MRPLLRITDLSVTYAVPRRGVGLGTGAALRGANLEVYPGEIVGIIGETGSGKTTLARATVGLTAPAGGSIEFDGRDLTGLRGRELRNFRRQGRIQLVFQDPLRSLDPDLTVARLVGEPLEVAGGLDSATRARRTDRALREVGLDPEAVRDRRPRELSGGQRQRVSLARAIVTEPQLLICDEPVSALDVSNRNLVLNLLDRLRRDLGLAVVIIAHDLSSLAGIGDRVAVFYRSRLVEQGPLRDVLTRPAHPYTALLVASAPSLGEQSAIRPGDVRADHDTGSAVDPGSCVFADRCRFAFHECATQPTLSEVGERWSAACHVAGRWSGEVLENTLTKGNR, translated from the coding sequence ATGAGACCACTGCTGCGGATCACCGATCTGTCGGTCACCTACGCGGTGCCGCGCCGGGGTGTCGGGCTCGGCACCGGCGCGGCCCTGCGCGGCGCGAACCTGGAGGTGTACCCGGGGGAGATCGTCGGGATCATCGGCGAAACCGGTTCCGGCAAAACCACATTGGCCCGCGCCACGGTCGGGCTCACGGCCCCGGCGGGCGGCTCCATCGAGTTCGACGGCCGGGATCTGACCGGTCTGCGCGGCCGCGAACTGCGAAACTTCCGGCGGCAGGGCCGGATTCAGCTGGTGTTCCAGGATCCGCTGCGCTCCCTCGACCCCGATCTCACGGTGGCTCGTCTCGTCGGCGAGCCGCTCGAGGTGGCGGGCGGGCTCGACAGCGCCACCCGCGCCCGGCGCACCGACCGCGCACTGCGCGAGGTCGGCCTGGACCCCGAGGCGGTGCGCGACCGCCGCCCGCGTGAGCTGTCGGGAGGTCAGCGACAGCGGGTATCCCTCGCACGCGCCATCGTGACCGAGCCACAGCTGCTCATCTGCGACGAGCCGGTCAGCGCGCTCGACGTCTCCAACCGCAATCTCGTGCTGAACCTCCTCGACCGGTTGCGGCGCGATCTCGGCCTGGCGGTGGTGATCATCGCCCACGACCTGTCCTCCCTGGCCGGGATCGGCGACCGCGTGGCGGTCTTCTACCGGAGTCGGCTGGTCGAGCAGGGCCCCCTGCGCGACGTGCTGACGCGCCCGGCCCACCCGTACACGGCGCTGCTGGTCGCCTCCGCGCCGAGTCTCGGCGAGCAGTCCGCGATCCGGCCCGGCGACGTTCGCGCCGACCACGACACCGGCTCTGCGGTCGACCCCGGCAGCTGCGTGTTCGCCGACCGCTGCCGCTTCGCATTCCACGAATGCGCAACGCAGCCAACGCTGTCCGAAGTAGGGGAGCGATGGTCCGCCGCCTGCCACGTCGCGGGCCGGTGGTCCGGCGAGGTACTCGAAAACACACTCACGAAGGGCAACCGATGA
- a CDS encoding CaiB/BaiF CoA transferase family protein, which yields MRPLHGVRVVEFAHVAAGPFAGMLLADLGADVVKVEPPTGDQMRAWPPFADDGDERFSHNFASVNRNKRSVVADLRDPGDLARVRDLVAAADVLVENYRPGVLDRLGVGYDRVRHPGFVYCSISGYGLTGPFVDHGAYDVVIQGMSGLMSVTGEADGGPVKAGVPVGDFTAGLYAAYSIAAVLPQARAEGRSVRLDCPMLDCLLGISALQTSEFWGSGKEPARLGTAHPRNAPYQGFTAADGDFTVAAGNDRLWAAVAEVVGAPELVEDPRFLTQLDRVAHHTELAVILQARFATGKRDHWIAELRARGVPSGPVNSFGDILSGEHVRDTGLVGSLDVPVAGPTPTVVFPVRIEGQDARLDRAAPRLGGDDDVYDEWCGT from the coding sequence ATGAGGCCGTTGCACGGTGTGCGCGTCGTGGAGTTCGCGCATGTCGCGGCCGGTCCGTTCGCGGGGATGCTGCTGGCCGACCTCGGCGCCGATGTGGTGAAGGTCGAGCCGCCGACGGGCGATCAGATGCGGGCGTGGCCGCCCTTCGCCGATGACGGTGACGAGCGGTTCAGCCACAACTTCGCCTCGGTCAATCGCAACAAGCGGTCGGTGGTCGCCGATCTGCGCGATCCCGGGGACCTGGCGCGGGTTCGCGATCTGGTGGCCGCCGCCGACGTGCTGGTGGAGAACTACCGGCCGGGCGTTCTGGACCGGCTCGGCGTCGGCTACGACCGGGTGCGCCACCCCGGGTTCGTGTACTGCTCGATCTCCGGCTACGGCCTGACCGGTCCGTTCGTCGACCACGGCGCGTACGACGTTGTCATCCAAGGGATGTCGGGGCTGATGAGCGTCACCGGTGAGGCCGACGGCGGGCCGGTGAAGGCCGGGGTTCCGGTGGGCGACTTCACCGCCGGGCTGTACGCCGCGTACAGCATCGCCGCGGTGCTGCCCCAGGCCCGCGCCGAGGGCCGGTCGGTGCGGCTGGACTGCCCGATGCTCGATTGTCTCCTCGGCATCTCGGCGCTGCAGACGAGCGAATTCTGGGGGTCGGGCAAGGAGCCCGCCCGGCTGGGGACCGCACATCCGCGCAATGCGCCGTATCAGGGATTCACCGCCGCCGACGGTGATTTCACGGTCGCCGCCGGTAACGACCGGCTGTGGGCGGCGGTCGCCGAGGTGGTCGGGGCGCCCGAACTGGTCGAGGATCCGCGGTTTCTGACCCAGCTGGACCGGGTCGCCCATCACACCGAACTGGCGGTGATTCTTCAGGCCCGGTTCGCGACCGGGAAACGTGACCATTGGATCGCCGAACTGCGGGCGCGGGGAGTGCCGTCCGGTCCGGTCAACTCGTTCGGCGACATCCTGTCCGGCGAGCACGTGCGCGACACCGGATTGGTCGGATCGCTCGACGTCCCGGTCGCCGGACCCACCCCGACGGTCGTCTTCCCGGTGCGTATCGAAGGACAGGACGCCCGCCTCGACCGAGCCGCACCTCGGCTGGGCGGTGACGACGACGTATACGACGAGTGGTGCGGCACGTGA
- a CDS encoding ABC transporter ATP-binding protein: protein MSQLDDPIGSDRPVLRVDGLNVDITGRRALRDVSFEIRQGETVALVGESGSGKTLTCRAVLGLLPPAAVIDGGTVTLGSDGSEVDLTAARPATWRRLRGTRLAAVFQDPGSYLNPSLTIGYQVAEQLRVRGDLARRAARDRGRELLREVGIHDAERVERLYPFQLSGGMLQRVLIAVAISLGPELLIADEITTALDTVVQADILDLLERLQRSHRLSLLLVTHDLAVVARTSHRVLVMYAGELVESGPTEEVLRHARHPYTQALLRVASLGDWSRRTLETIDGQPPDAGEEIAGCRFAARCAHAAPGCADGVIPLREVGPGHLARCVRDRVAA, encoded by the coding sequence GTGTCACAGCTCGATGATCCGATCGGCTCCGACCGGCCGGTACTGCGCGTCGACGGTCTGAACGTCGATATCACCGGCCGTCGGGCCCTGCGCGACGTCTCGTTCGAGATTCGGCAGGGCGAGACCGTCGCCTTGGTCGGCGAATCGGGATCGGGTAAGACACTGACCTGTCGCGCCGTGCTCGGACTGCTGCCCCCTGCTGCCGTAATAGACGGTGGCACAGTGACTTTGGGTTCCGACGGATCCGAGGTCGACCTCACGGCTGCCCGGCCCGCCACCTGGCGGCGGCTGCGCGGCACCCGGCTCGCCGCCGTCTTCCAGGACCCGGGCTCATATCTCAATCCTTCGCTCACGATCGGCTACCAGGTCGCCGAGCAGCTGCGGGTACGCGGGGACCTCGCCCGCCGCGCCGCACGCGACCGCGGCCGAGAACTACTGCGCGAGGTCGGAATTCACGATGCCGAGCGGGTGGAGCGGTTGTATCCGTTCCAGCTCTCCGGCGGCATGCTGCAGCGAGTACTCATCGCGGTGGCGATCTCGCTCGGCCCGGAACTGCTGATCGCCGACGAGATCACGACCGCGCTCGACACCGTGGTCCAGGCCGACATCCTGGATCTGCTCGAACGGCTGCAGCGCAGCCATCGGCTCAGCCTGCTGCTGGTGACGCACGACCTCGCGGTGGTCGCCCGGACGAGTCACCGCGTGCTGGTGATGTACGCGGGCGAACTCGTCGAGAGCGGTCCGACGGAGGAGGTGCTGCGCCATGCGCGCCACCCGTACACCCAGGCCCTGCTGCGCGTCGCGTCACTCGGCGACTGGTCGCGCCGCACGCTGGAGACCATCGACGGGCAACCGCCGGACGCGGGCGAGGAGATCGCCGGTTGCCGCTTCGCCGCGCGGTGCGCGCACGCGGCGCCCGGCTGCGCCGACGGTGTGATCCCGTTGCGCGAGGTCGGTCCGGGCCATCTCGCCCGCTGCGTCCGGGATCGAGTGGCCGCATGA
- a CDS encoding ABC transporter permease, with the protein MTEVSAAQSIPVASKRSPGALAAPVRRAARLLLTSVTVLFLASLITFTLGALSKNNPAAVVLGETATPDDIARLNHEFGLDRPLVVRYVAWVWDALHGDLGRSWFTTVPVSRSIQLAFPVDLSIALYALLLALLLGFGAGIIAAARPGGVIDRIVTVFCSVLATLPPFVIGIALIVLLAVKARVFPAGGYSPYAIDPLHWLRYATLPALALALEVAANIARQLRTTLVTAQAENYAIGARMRGYGRGRVLFGHVLRNAVAPTLAVVTNALPLIIGGAVMTEKLFNLPGVAQLALQSAQRGDVPVVLGTLLVTSGVVLLGTLALGALQILLDPAARRDTTGGRR; encoded by the coding sequence ATGACGGAAGTCAGTGCGGCACAGAGTATTCCGGTCGCATCGAAACGTTCCCCCGGCGCCCTCGCGGCTCCCGTGCGCAGGGCCGCGCGGCTGCTGCTCACCTCGGTCACCGTGCTCTTCCTCGCGTCGCTGATCACGTTCACGCTGGGCGCGCTCAGCAAGAACAATCCAGCCGCCGTGGTACTCGGCGAGACCGCGACGCCGGACGACATCGCGCGGCTCAACCACGAATTCGGGCTCGATCGGCCGCTCGTGGTGCGTTATGTCGCCTGGGTGTGGGACGCGCTGCACGGCGATCTCGGGCGGTCGTGGTTCACCACGGTCCCGGTCTCCCGATCGATTCAACTCGCGTTTCCGGTGGATCTGTCGATCGCGCTGTACGCGCTGCTGCTCGCGCTGCTCCTCGGGTTCGGCGCCGGGATCATCGCCGCCGCGCGACCCGGCGGGGTGATCGACCGGATCGTCACCGTGTTCTGCTCCGTGCTGGCGACGTTGCCGCCCTTCGTCATCGGCATCGCGCTGATCGTGCTGCTGGCGGTGAAGGCCCGCGTCTTCCCGGCCGGTGGGTATTCGCCCTACGCGATCGACCCGCTGCACTGGTTGCGCTACGCCACGCTGCCCGCACTCGCCCTGGCCCTCGAGGTGGCCGCGAACATCGCGCGGCAACTGCGCACCACCCTGGTCACCGCGCAGGCCGAGAACTACGCCATCGGCGCGCGCATGCGCGGATACGGCCGGGGCCGAGTGCTTTTCGGACATGTGCTGCGCAATGCCGTCGCGCCGACGCTCGCCGTCGTGACCAACGCGCTCCCGCTGATCATCGGTGGTGCGGTGATGACCGAGAAACTGTTCAATCTGCCCGGGGTCGCCCAGCTGGCACTGCAATCGGCTCAGCGCGGTGATGTTCCCGTCGTCCTCGGCACGCTGCTGGTGACCTCCGGGGTCGTACTGCTCGGCACCCTGGCGCTCGGCGCGCTGCAGATCCTGCTCGATCCGGCCGCACGCCGCGACACCACCGGAGGCCGACGATGA
- a CDS encoding LysR family transcriptional regulator — translation MHKNLDIAPLRSFVAIADCGGFQRAATHLHLTQGAVSQHVRRLEDAVGRQLVQRHGRGSRFTPDGDELLAVARRILDLHDDALRGFGARPEGTLTIGSTEHAAAQLLPALSAALERAVPQLAVRFRIDRGGALRDGLASRRIDLALLLNSEDPSAIRVGELELIWYSAPGWQLPPRPDPVPIVAFDSPCALRSRALETLSGVDLPASIRAEAPQLGGVHAAVATGVGVALLATLGQTPEGLVPRPDLPAAQPLHLSVGARPGLPAATAKIAADALRPLLSPHLRLATGA, via the coding sequence ATGCACAAGAACCTCGACATCGCGCCGTTGCGGAGCTTCGTCGCAATCGCGGATTGCGGCGGCTTCCAGCGAGCGGCGACTCATTTGCATCTGACCCAGGGCGCGGTCAGCCAGCACGTGCGCCGGCTCGAGGACGCGGTCGGCCGGCAGCTGGTGCAGCGCCACGGCCGCGGCTCGCGGTTCACCCCGGACGGCGACGAACTCCTCGCCGTGGCCCGGCGCATCCTCGACCTGCACGACGACGCGCTGCGCGGCTTCGGCGCCCGGCCCGAAGGCACCCTCACGATCGGCTCGACCGAGCACGCCGCCGCACAGCTGTTACCGGCCCTCTCGGCCGCACTCGAGCGCGCGGTCCCACAGCTGGCCGTCCGGTTCCGCATCGACCGCGGCGGGGCGCTCCGGGACGGCCTCGCCAGCCGCCGCATCGACCTCGCACTGCTGCTGAACAGCGAAGATCCGAGCGCGATACGTGTCGGAGAACTCGAACTGATCTGGTACTCCGCGCCCGGCTGGCAGCTGCCGCCGCGTCCGGATCCGGTGCCGATCGTCGCCTTCGACAGCCCGTGCGCCCTGCGCAGCCGGGCGCTGGAAACCTTGTCCGGAGTCGATCTCCCGGCTTCGATCCGCGCCGAGGCGCCACAGCTGGGCGGGGTGCACGCGGCGGTCGCGACGGGTGTGGGAGTGGCCCTGCTGGCGACTCTCGGACAGACACCCGAGGGCCTCGTTCCGCGCCCGGATCTCCCCGCCGCGCAGCCGTTGCACCTGTCCGTGGGCGCCCGGCCGGGCCTGCCGGCGGCAACGGCGAAGATCGCCGCGGATGCGCTACGCCCGTTACTCTCACCACACCTGCGGCTGGCCACCGGAGCATGA
- a CDS encoding LLM class flavin-dependent oxidoreductase, with product MSYDDVEILGMIGTADASETRAGNGAVIDPDYTIRFARAHEDGGFDRVLIGYGSGWPEGSQVAAAVAAHTERLGLLVAHRPGVVHPTLAARTFTTLDQFSGGRVALNIVTGSTDVEQRREGDFLPHDERYARTDEYLRILRAAWDTTGPRDFAGDYYRFEGFHPQVFPYGDRHLELFFGGSSPAAYGVGARHADTYMLWGEPLRETAEQIATVTDRAVAAGRDHRPRISVSFRPILGTTDAAAWERAHRILDTLNEGVGGAHRLRAGQLHPRGAQPQNAGSQRLLAVADKGELHDRCLWTPTAKAVGGGGNSTALVGSPETVAAALLDYIEIGVDTVLIRGYDPLQDAIDYGRDLLPLVRQELAHRKATRSDRAAV from the coding sequence ATGAGCTACGACGATGTCGAGATCCTGGGCATGATCGGGACCGCCGACGCCTCCGAGACGCGGGCCGGCAACGGAGCGGTGATCGACCCCGACTACACGATCAGGTTCGCCCGCGCCCACGAGGACGGCGGATTCGACCGGGTGCTGATCGGGTACGGCTCCGGCTGGCCGGAGGGCTCCCAGGTGGCGGCCGCGGTGGCCGCCCACACCGAACGACTCGGTCTGCTCGTGGCACACCGGCCCGGTGTCGTACATCCCACGCTGGCCGCGCGCACGTTCACCACCCTCGATCAGTTCTCCGGCGGCCGCGTCGCCCTGAACATCGTCACCGGCAGCACCGACGTGGAGCAGCGCCGCGAGGGCGACTTCCTCCCGCACGACGAGCGGTACGCGCGCACCGACGAATACCTCCGAATCCTGCGTGCCGCATGGGATACCACCGGGCCGCGTGATTTCGCGGGTGACTACTACCGCTTCGAAGGCTTCCATCCGCAGGTCTTCCCCTACGGTGACCGGCATCTCGAACTCTTCTTCGGCGGCAGCTCCCCGGCGGCCTACGGCGTCGGCGCCCGGCATGCCGACACCTACATGCTGTGGGGTGAGCCGCTGCGCGAAACGGCCGAGCAGATCGCGACGGTCACCGACCGCGCGGTGGCGGCGGGCCGGGACCACCGGCCTCGCATCTCGGTATCGTTCCGGCCGATCCTCGGCACCACCGATGCCGCGGCCTGGGAGCGGGCCCATCGCATCCTCGACACCCTCAACGAAGGCGTGGGAGGGGCACACAGGCTGCGCGCCGGCCAACTTCATCCGCGCGGCGCGCAACCGCAGAACGCGGGTTCACAGCGACTGCTCGCGGTGGCCGACAAGGGCGAGCTGCACGACCGGTGCCTGTGGACTCCCACCGCGAAAGCCGTTGGCGGCGGCGGCAATTCCACCGCGCTGGTGGGGTCGCCGGAGACCGTGGCGGCCGCACTGCTCGACTACATCGAGATCGGTGTGGACACCGTCCTGATCCGCGGATACGACCCGCTGCAGGACGCGATCGACTACGGCCGCGACCTGTTGCCGCTGGTGCGTCAGGAGCTGGCCCATCGCAAGGCGACCCGGTCCGACCGGGCGGCGGTCTAG